A single region of the Musa acuminata AAA Group cultivar baxijiao chromosome BXJ1-11, Cavendish_Baxijiao_AAA, whole genome shotgun sequence genome encodes:
- the LOC135597073 gene encoding brassinosteroid-responsive RING protein 1-like, with the protein MGFPVGYPELPKLFLPLFFLLAHLRRLINLVFYSLGLGSLLESETQWHDADMHRHHHHHHHQTSLHLLAAEVIQESLPVVQFEDLLAEQDGGQCLPEGCAVCLYEFEGADEVRRMVNCRHVFHRQCVDRWLAHGQCTCPLCRAPLANSDAPFHHDEDYCYSLSLPPVYALSPLQLPSS; encoded by the coding sequence ATGGGGTTCCCCGTTGGCTACCCTGAGCTCCCTAAGCTCTTCCTCCCCCTGTTCTTCCTCTTGGCCCACCTCAGAAGGCTCATCAACTTGGTCTTCTACTCCCTCGGCCTCGGCAGCCTGCTAGAGTCTGAAACCCAGTGGCATGACGCAGACatgcaccgccaccaccaccaccaccaccaccaaaccAGTCTTCACTTGCTTGCAGCTGAGGTGATCCAGGAGAGCTTGCCGGTGGTCCAGTTCGAGGACCTACTCGCCGAGCAGGACGGCGGCCAGTGCTTGCCCGAGGGCTGCGCCGTCTGCCTCTATGAGTTCGAGGGCGCCGATGAGGTCCGGCGGATGGTCAATTGCCGCCACGTCTTCCACCGGCAGTGCGTCGACCGGTGGTTGGCGCACGGGCAGTGCACCTGCCCCTTGTGCCGCGCCCCGCTCGCCAATTCCGACGCCCCTTTCCATCACGACGAAGACTACTGTTACTCCCTCTCGCTGCCGCCGGTGTACGCACTGAGCCCACTTCAGCTGCCTTCCTCGTAG
- the LOC135597072 gene encoding brassinosteroid-responsive RING protein 1-like — protein MALFYLSLSSSCEDYFVYPLQLAVSMALFWLGLSSSYEDYFIFPAQLADLPSSLPLLLTPPSVIKARLPVVRFSSLGTSSLQGGDDAICAVCLGRLEARHEVRELGNCPHVFHKRCIDKWVDIGQVTCPLCRAQLLPMGRDEEDRWIGC, from the coding sequence ATGGCGCTCTTCTACCTTAGCCTCAGCTCCTCTTGCGAGGACTACTTCGTCTACCCGCTGCAGCTCGCCGTCTCCATGGCCCTCTTCTGGCTCGGCCTCAGCTCCTCCTACGAGGACTACTTCATCTTCCCGGCGCAGCTCGCCGACCTGCCCTCCTCCCTGCCGCTTCTATTAACCCCGCCTTCCGTCATCAAGGCCAGACTCCCCGTCGTGAGGTTCTCCAGCCTCGGGACGAGCTCTCTCCAAGGAGGAGATGACGCCATCTGCGCGGTGTGCCTGGGGCGCCTGGAAGCGAGGCACGAGGTCAGGGAGCTCGGCAACTGCCCTCACGTCTTCCACAAGAGGTGCATCGATAAGTGGGTGGACATCGGGCAGGTCACCTGCCCACTGTGCCGAGCTCAGCTGCTGCCCATGGGAAGGGACGAGGAGGATCGATGGATTGGCTGCTGA